The proteins below come from a single Carnobacterium divergens DSM 20623 genomic window:
- the trmL gene encoding tRNA (uridine(34)/cytosine(34)/5-carboxymethylaminomethyluridine(34)-2'-O)-methyltransferase TrmL, whose protein sequence is MPNHIVLYEPQIPANTGNIARTCAATNTTLHLIEPLGFSTDDKHLKRAGLDYWNDVAIQYHKNLAAFLEVANKGKLHLITKFGHEVYSDVDLKDTKEDHYFIFGKETTGLPEEFMREHEEDCLRIPMNDEHVRSLNLSNTAAILIYEALRQQEFQNMELTHHYGEIDKLD, encoded by the coding sequence ATGCCAAACCATATTGTATTATATGAACCACAAATACCAGCTAATACTGGAAATATTGCAAGAACTTGCGCAGCAACAAATACAACGTTACACTTAATTGAACCATTGGGATTTTCGACAGATGATAAGCATTTAAAACGTGCTGGATTAGATTATTGGAATGATGTTGCAATTCAGTATCATAAAAATTTAGCTGCTTTTTTAGAGGTAGCAAATAAAGGAAAGTTGCACTTAATTACTAAATTTGGTCATGAAGTATATAGCGATGTTGATCTTAAAGATACAAAGGAAGATCATTATTTTATCTTTGGAAAAGAAACAACTGGCTTACCAGAAGAATTTATGCGTGAGCATGAAGAAGATTGTTTGCGTATTCCGATGAATGACGAACATGTTCGCTCTCTGAATTTATCAAATACAGCAGCTATTTTAATATATGAAGCGCTACGCCAACAAGAGTTTCAAAATATGGAATTAACACATCATTATGGTGAGATAGATAAATTGGATTAA
- the arcA gene encoding arginine deiminase: MEMTHPIHVFSEIGKLKTVMLHRPGKELENLVPDYLERLLFDDIPYLEQAQIEHDNFAQVLRDNDVEVVYLEDLAAESLTSQELREQFVDEYLNEASIKGSRRKEQLRQLLLSIKDNKELIEKTMAGVQKAELPELGAKNLSDMVDSDYPFAIDPMPNLYFTRDPFATMGNGVSLNHMYSVTRNRETLYGKYIFMYHPRFKDADVPMTYDRSETTRIEGGDELVLSKDVMAVGISQRTDAASIEKLAKNIFAKKLGFKKVLAFSIANNRKFMHLDTVFTMVDYDKFSIHPEIEGDLTVYSITEGDNGKLTITAEKGALEEILANNLNVEKVTLIRCGGGNITAAAREQWNDGSNTLAIAPGEVVVYDRNTVTNKKLEEAGIKLHVIPGSELVRGRGGPRCMSMPLVREDLPK, encoded by the coding sequence ATGGAAATGACTCACCCCATTCATGTGTTTTCTGAAATTGGTAAACTGAAGACAGTTATGCTTCACAGACCGGGAAAAGAATTAGAAAATTTAGTACCTGATTATTTAGAAAGATTATTGTTCGATGATATCCCTTATCTAGAGCAAGCACAAATCGAACATGATAATTTTGCACAAGTCCTAAGAGACAACGATGTTGAAGTCGTTTACTTGGAAGACTTAGCAGCAGAATCTTTAACTAGTCAAGAGTTACGGGAACAATTTGTTGATGAATATTTAAATGAAGCTTCTATTAAAGGATCAAGAAGAAAAGAACAATTACGTCAACTATTATTATCTATTAAAGACAACAAAGAATTAATTGAAAAAACAATGGCAGGTGTTCAAAAAGCAGAACTTCCTGAATTAGGCGCTAAAAACTTATCAGACATGGTAGATTCAGATTACCCATTTGCAATCGATCCAATGCCAAATCTTTACTTTACGCGGGACCCATTTGCAACTATGGGAAATGGTGTTTCATTAAATCATATGTACTCAGTAACTAGAAATCGTGAAACACTTTATGGGAAATACATTTTTATGTATCATCCAAGATTTAAAGATGCAGATGTACCAATGACGTATGACCGCAGTGAAACAACTCGTATTGAAGGCGGAGATGAATTAGTTCTTTCAAAAGATGTGATGGCTGTTGGGATATCTCAAAGAACCGACGCTGCTTCAATTGAAAAATTAGCAAAAAATATCTTTGCTAAAAAATTAGGCTTTAAAAAAGTCTTAGCCTTTTCAATTGCGAATAATCGTAAATTTATGCATTTGGATACTGTTTTTACAATGGTCGATTATGATAAATTCTCCATCCACCCAGAAATTGAAGGAGACTTAACCGTCTACTCTATTACTGAAGGCGATAATGGGAAATTGACTATTACAGCTGAAAAAGGTGCTTTAGAAGAAATTTTAGCAAACAATTTGAATGTAGAAAAAGTAACCTTGATTCGTTGTGGTGGTGGCAATATTACTGCAGCAGCTCGTGAACAATGGAATGATGGCTCTAACACTTTAGCAATCGCTCCAGGTGAAGTAGTCGTTTATGATCGTAATACTGTGACGAACAAAAAACTAGAAGAAGCAGGAATTAAACTACACGTTATTCCAGGAAGCGAGTTAGTTCGTGGTCGTGGGGGTCCTCGTTGTATGAGTATGCCTTTAGTTCGTGAAGATTTACCAAAATAA
- a CDS encoding Crp/Fnr family transcriptional regulator → MEKIENYINQVHELRNTEVFAGFSDLEFEELQSNLYMRHYKKGQILFDEGDQRERIYFLKKGLVRLERYDASATFSYFDYVKTERLFPYGGMFTDKEYHYSAYAVTDIDLYYIPMQVFEKVVLQNKEQMIYICTRLSKLLLNHEVRLQNCVTSSATDRVIQTIGILMDKLGEPITPELIEIPYPITLKELASLSGTTRETVGHTMKKLKEEKKIEYHHKIFVFLDSDYFKDHL, encoded by the coding sequence GTGGAGAAAATCGAGAATTATATCAATCAAGTTCATGAACTTCGTAACACAGAAGTATTTGCTGGTTTTTCTGATTTAGAATTTGAAGAATTACAAAGCAATCTCTATATGCGACATTATAAAAAAGGACAAATTTTGTTTGATGAGGGCGACCAAAGAGAGCGGATCTATTTTCTGAAAAAAGGATTGGTTCGCTTAGAAAGATATGACGCTAGTGCTACATTCAGCTATTTTGACTATGTTAAAACAGAACGGCTATTTCCCTATGGTGGCATGTTTACCGATAAGGAGTATCATTATTCTGCATATGCTGTTACCGATATCGACTTGTATTACATTCCGATGCAAGTATTTGAGAAAGTTGTTTTACAAAACAAAGAGCAAATGATTTATATTTGTACAAGATTGTCTAAATTATTATTAAATCACGAAGTTCGCCTGCAAAACTGTGTGACATCTAGTGCGACGGACCGTGTGATTCAAACAATCGGGATTTTAATGGATAAACTTGGAGAGCCAATTACGCCAGAATTGATTGAGATTCCCTATCCGATTACGTTAAAAGAATTGGCCAGTTTAAGCGGTACGACGAGAGAGACTGTGGGTCATACTATGAAGAAGCTGAAAGAAGAAAAAAAAATCGAGTATCATCATAAAATTTTTGTTTTTCTAGACAGCGATTACTTTAAAGATCATTTATAA
- a CDS encoding TraX family protein → MEKVAKGITSFQLKLLGIILMVFDHLGQFFGFLGAPVWFHWMGRLVAPIFLFTSSEGFIYTSNRKKYLLRLLYGFWFMGIGNIIANRFFMNENEVLINNIFGTLFLGVLYMWIIEGIRKNWKLKKPVKVLGGFILGLVPILLSFGAILLMNGLNSNSSLVLFQILTTLVPLPILSEGGPLFILLAVLFYLFHGKKSGQLISLVVIAGISFFAGTGNPFTENYQWMMCLAAVPIILYNGEKGRGMRNFFYYFYPAHIYLFCLIAYFIQH, encoded by the coding sequence ATGGAGAAAGTAGCAAAAGGGATCACAAGCTTTCAGCTTAAATTACTAGGAATTATATTAATGGTTTTTGATCATTTAGGACAGTTTTTTGGATTTTTAGGAGCACCTGTTTGGTTTCATTGGATGGGTCGATTAGTAGCCCCAATTTTTTTATTTACAAGTTCAGAAGGATTTATTTATACAAGTAATCGAAAAAAATATTTATTACGGTTATTATATGGTTTTTGGTTTATGGGAATTGGAAATATAATTGCAAATAGATTCTTTATGAACGAGAATGAAGTGTTGATTAATAATATATTTGGAACTTTATTTTTAGGAGTTCTTTATATGTGGATTATTGAAGGGATTCGAAAAAATTGGAAATTAAAAAAACCTGTTAAGGTACTAGGTGGTTTTATTTTAGGTTTAGTTCCAATTTTATTAAGTTTTGGAGCGATATTATTAATGAATGGCCTTAATTCGAATTCTAGTTTAGTACTGTTTCAAATTTTGACAACCCTTGTTCCTTTACCGATTCTATCTGAAGGAGGTCCTTTGTTTATTTTACTAGCCGTTTTATTTTATCTATTTCATGGTAAAAAAAGTGGGCAACTTATTTCTTTAGTAGTGATAGCGGGCATTAGTTTTTTTGCGGGAACTGGAAATCCTTTTACAGAAAATTATCAATGGATGATGTGTTTAGCTGCTGTTCCGATCATTCTATACAATGGTGAAAAGGGAAGAGGAATGAGAAACTTTTTCTATTATTTTTATCCAGCACATATCTATCTCTTCTGCCTAATCGCTTATTTTATTCAGCATTAA
- the arcC gene encoding carbamate kinase has protein sequence MTKRKVVVALGGNAILSTDASAKAQQEALHQTAEYLVQFIEKGDDLIVSHGNGPQVGNLLLQQAAANSEKNPAMPLDTCVAMTEGSIGYWMQNALNSALLKRHIDKDVVALVTQVIVDEKDPAFANPTKPIGPFLTEEEAKVEMQASGATFKEDAGRGWRKVVASPKPISIKEYRVVNHLVESGVLTISVGGGGIPVIEKEAELVGVEAVIDKDFASQKLAELVKADLLIILTGVDNVYVNYNQPDQKKLEEVTVTELKEYIADNQFAPGSMLPKVEAAISFVENYPQGKAIITSLENIGAVLEGDAGTIVVAK, from the coding sequence ATGACAAAACGTAAAGTTGTAGTAGCTCTTGGAGGAAATGCGATTCTTTCTACAGATGCTAGTGCTAAAGCGCAACAAGAAGCCTTACACCAAACAGCAGAATATTTAGTACAGTTTATTGAAAAAGGAGACGATTTAATTGTCTCTCATGGAAATGGTCCTCAAGTTGGGAATCTCTTATTGCAACAAGCTGCTGCGAATAGTGAAAAAAATCCAGCAATGCCTCTAGATACATGTGTAGCTATGACAGAAGGAAGTATTGGTTATTGGATGCAAAACGCGTTAAATAGTGCATTACTAAAACGACATATTGATAAAGATGTCGTGGCCTTAGTAACTCAAGTCATTGTTGATGAAAAAGATCCTGCCTTTGCAAACCCAACAAAACCGATTGGTCCATTTTTAACAGAAGAAGAAGCAAAAGTTGAAATGCAAGCAAGCGGTGCAACTTTTAAAGAAGATGCAGGACGAGGCTGGCGTAAAGTTGTCGCTTCACCAAAACCAATCAGCATTAAAGAATATCGTGTTGTCAATCATCTTGTCGAAAGTGGAGTTTTAACGATTTCAGTAGGTGGAGGAGGTATTCCAGTTATTGAAAAAGAGGCTGAACTTGTTGGAGTAGAAGCGGTTATTGATAAAGATTTTGCTTCTCAAAAACTAGCTGAACTGGTTAAAGCAGATTTGTTAATTATATTAACAGGTGTTGACAATGTTTATGTGAACTACAATCAACCGGATCAAAAAAAATTAGAAGAAGTAACGGTGACAGAATTAAAAGAGTACATTGCGGACAATCAATTTGCACCAGGTAGCATGTTGCCAAAAGTAGAAGCAGCCATCAGCTTTGTTGAAAATTATCCTCAAGGGAAGGCTATTATTACTTCTTTAGAAAATATTGGGGCTGTTTTAGAAGGAGACGCGGGAACGATAGTTGTTGCAAAATAG
- a CDS encoding NCS2 family permease — translation MSKFFRLEEHGTTIQTEIIAGLTTFLTMAYIIVVNPVILSSAGVPFNQVFMATILSAIVGTGWMALCANYPIAIAPGLGMNAYFVTVVASGVDYRVAFSSVFLAGIIFLLLSFTSLREKLIIAIPETLKSAITAGIGLFIAFVGLRLSGVIVGDESNLVKLGDLQSIGVILTLIGILLSVVLMILNVKGSLFISMIVIAIISFFTGQIHFDGFMALPNFGHQLMITDPITPFKNVIANGLYGAVLSFLLITIFDTTGTMIGVTKKAGLMKDGNLENAKQALLADAIGTTVGSIFGTSPTSAYIESGTGVAAGGRTGLTALTVAAMFAISSFFFPVVSAISSVSAITSPALVIVGSMMMASAAEIDWEDLSEAFPAFIVILTMPLTNSIATGLALGFITYPITKAIKGEAKSVHPLVYAFAVLFFIQLFFLGGH, via the coding sequence ATGTCTAAATTCTTTCGTTTGGAAGAACACGGTACTACGATTCAAACAGAAATTATCGCTGGGTTAACAACTTTTTTAACAATGGCCTATATCATTGTGGTGAATCCAGTTATTTTAAGTTCGGCAGGTGTCCCATTTAATCAAGTCTTTATGGCAACTATCCTTTCCGCTATTGTCGGTACAGGTTGGATGGCCTTATGCGCAAATTATCCTATTGCAATTGCTCCAGGATTAGGAATGAATGCTTACTTTGTAACGGTTGTTGCTAGTGGGGTTGATTACCGTGTTGCTTTTTCATCAGTCTTCTTGGCTGGTATTATTTTCTTACTATTATCCTTTACTTCTTTAAGAGAAAAACTGATTATCGCTATTCCAGAAACGTTAAAATCAGCAATTACAGCTGGTATTGGGTTGTTTATTGCTTTTGTAGGTTTACGTTTATCTGGCGTGATTGTTGGAGATGAGAGTAATCTTGTTAAACTAGGTGATCTACAAAGTATCGGAGTTATCTTAACGTTAATTGGTATTTTACTAAGTGTTGTTTTAATGATTTTAAATGTAAAAGGTTCTTTATTTATCAGTATGATTGTGATTGCAATTATCAGTTTCTTCACTGGTCAAATTCATTTTGACGGATTTATGGCTTTACCAAATTTTGGTCATCAATTAATGATTACAGATCCAATCACACCATTTAAAAATGTCATTGCAAATGGGCTATATGGAGCGGTTTTATCTTTCTTATTGATTACCATTTTTGATACAACCGGTACTATGATTGGTGTTACAAAAAAAGCTGGTTTAATGAAAGACGGCAATTTAGAAAATGCGAAACAAGCCTTACTTGCGGATGCAATTGGTACAACTGTTGGTTCTATTTTTGGAACAAGCCCAACAAGTGCTTATATTGAATCAGGTACTGGAGTTGCTGCAGGTGGACGTACAGGTTTAACAGCTTTAACAGTTGCTGCTATGTTTGCTATCTCAAGTTTCTTCTTTCCTGTTGTTAGTGCGATTTCAAGTGTTTCTGCAATTACATCTCCAGCATTAGTGATTGTTGGTTCAATGATGATGGCAAGTGCTGCTGAAATTGACTGGGAAGATTTATCTGAAGCCTTTCCTGCATTTATTGTGATCTTAACAATGCCGTTAACAAACAGTATTGCAACTGGGTTGGCTTTAGGATTTATCACGTATCCAATTACGAAAGCAATTAAAGGGGAAGCTAAATCTGTTCATCCTTTAGTTTATGCCTTTGCTGTTTTATTCTTCATTCAACTGTTCTTTTTAGGAGGACATTAA
- the queG gene encoding tRNA epoxyqueuosine(34) reductase QueG: protein MCALEITLKEKIILESKRIGIDKIGFTSADPFTELEEKLEKQQEKGHHSGFEHSNIKERIYPELIFEEPRSIISIALAYPTKMAEAPEKVKGERRGQFARASWGTDYHDILREKMDQLIAYIKEEAADVSFKPMVDTGELIDVAVAQRAGLGFIGKNGLLITEEFGSYVYLGEIITNISFSVDKPVPNGCGDCTRCIVGCPTTALLGDGRMNAKRCLSYQTQTKGMMPLEYRKKMGHVIYGCDICQMVCPYNKGKNFHFHEQMEPVPEDVAPLLKPLLTISNREFKERFGVMAGSWRGKKPIQRNAIIALANYRDKSAVPDLLKCVAEDPRPVIRGTAAWAIGEIGIKTEELITFMKDAFEKETDEEAKLELKKAIERLTIAD from the coding sequence GTGTGTGCTTTAGAAATTACTTTAAAGGAAAAGATCATTCTTGAAAGCAAGCGGATTGGAATTGACAAAATTGGTTTTACATCTGCCGATCCTTTTACTGAATTGGAAGAAAAATTAGAAAAACAACAGGAAAAAGGTCACCATTCAGGCTTTGAACATTCAAATATTAAAGAACGAATTTATCCAGAATTGATTTTTGAAGAACCACGTTCAATTATTTCAATTGCATTAGCCTACCCAACTAAAATGGCGGAAGCGCCAGAAAAGGTGAAGGGGGAACGACGTGGTCAATTTGCGCGAGCTTCGTGGGGAACTGACTATCACGACATCTTAAGAGAAAAAATGGATCAATTGATTGCATACATTAAAGAAGAAGCTGCAGACGTTTCTTTTAAACCGATGGTGGATACTGGAGAATTAATCGATGTCGCAGTTGCTCAAAGAGCCGGTCTTGGATTTATTGGGAAAAATGGGCTTTTGATTACAGAAGAATTTGGTTCTTACGTTTATTTAGGCGAGATCATTACGAATATCTCCTTTTCAGTAGATAAACCTGTTCCTAATGGTTGTGGAGACTGTACCCGCTGTATTGTAGGGTGTCCAACAACTGCTTTACTTGGAGATGGTCGAATGAATGCGAAACGCTGTCTATCCTATCAAACACAGACTAAAGGTATGATGCCGTTAGAGTATCGTAAAAAAATGGGGCATGTCATTTATGGGTGCGATATTTGTCAAATGGTTTGTCCTTATAATAAAGGCAAAAATTTTCATTTTCATGAGCAAATGGAACCTGTTCCAGAAGACGTAGCACCGTTATTAAAACCTTTGTTAACCATCAGCAATCGAGAATTTAAAGAGCGTTTTGGTGTGATGGCGGGTTCATGGCGCGGGAAAAAACCTATTCAACGAAATGCGATTATTGCGTTAGCAAATTATCGTGATAAATCAGCCGTTCCAGACTTATTAAAATGTGTCGCAGAAGATCCAAGACCTGTTATTCGAGGTACTGCCGCTTGGGCAATTGGAGAAATTGGAATAAAAACTGAGGAATTGATTACTTTTATGAAAGATGCTTTTGAAAAGGAAACTGACGAAGAAGCAAAATTAGAATTAAAAAAAGCAATTGAACGATTAACAATAGCAGATTAA
- the argF gene encoding ornithine carbamoyltransferase, with translation MTEQVFQGRSLLAEKDFTRAELEYLVDFSAHLKDLKKRGIPHHYLEGKNIALLFEKTSTRTRSAFTTASIDLGAHPEYLGKNDIQLGKKESVEDTAKVLGSMFDGIEFRGFSQKVVEGLAEFSGVPVWNGLTDEWHPTQMIADFLTVKENLGRLEGVNLVYVGDGRNNMANSLLVTGAILGVNVRICTPKSLFTDQKIVDMAEGFAKESGAKLVISDDVAETVKGADVLYTDVWVSMGEEDKFAERIELLTPYQINMDMVKKTGNEDLIILHCLPAFHDAETEYGQDVKEKFGITAMEITDEVFRSKYGRQFEQAENRMHSIKAIMAATLGNLFIPRV, from the coding sequence ATGACAGAACAAGTATTTCAAGGACGTAGTTTATTAGCAGAAAAAGATTTTACCCGTGCAGAATTAGAATATTTAGTTGATTTTTCCGCACATTTAAAAGATTTGAAAAAACGTGGCATTCCTCATCACTATTTAGAAGGAAAAAACATTGCGTTGCTATTTGAAAAAACCTCTACTCGTACACGTTCAGCATTTACAACAGCTTCTATCGACTTAGGAGCACATCCTGAATATTTAGGTAAAAATGATATTCAGTTAGGTAAAAAAGAATCTGTTGAAGATACCGCAAAAGTATTAGGCAGCATGTTTGATGGAATTGAATTCCGTGGCTTTAGTCAAAAAGTTGTCGAAGGCTTAGCAGAGTTTTCAGGTGTTCCTGTTTGGAATGGTTTAACAGATGAATGGCATCCAACACAAATGATTGCCGATTTCTTAACAGTAAAAGAAAATTTAGGCCGTCTTGAAGGTGTGAATTTAGTTTATGTAGGTGATGGACGTAACAATATGGCGAATAGCTTATTAGTAACAGGGGCAATTCTTGGGGTAAATGTTCGTATTTGTACACCTAAATCACTTTTCACAGACCAAAAAATCGTCGATATGGCGGAAGGCTTTGCTAAAGAGTCTGGTGCAAAATTAGTGATCTCTGACGATGTTGCTGAAACAGTTAAAGGTGCAGATGTCTTGTACACAGACGTTTGGGTTTCAATGGGCGAAGAGGATAAATTTGCAGAACGTATTGAATTATTAACTCCTTACCAAATCAATATGGATATGGTGAAGAAAACAGGTAATGAAGACTTAATTATTTTACATTGTTTACCAGCTTTCCATGATGCAGAAACAGAATACGGTCAAGATGTTAAAGAAAAATTTGGCATTACAGCAATGGAAATAACAGATGAAGTATTCCGTAGCAAATATGGTCGTCAATTTGAACAAGCTGAAAACCGTATGCATTCAATCAAAGCAATAATGGCAGCAACTCTTGGAAATTTATTTATCCCTCGAGTTTAA
- a CDS encoding methyltransferase domain-containing protein, with product MKKIDQGIQFLTDYMQLFQCPVCHAQFIEIKGHSLCCEQNHHFDVSKKGTVFFLAHQAKNEYDKEMLTSRFKIAQDGLFNPILDVIFDLMGPNYQGTTIDVGCGEGSQLDYLTEKGLKGTKIGFDISKDAIQLASSHFTSAFWCVADLAKSPFATNQYDTLLNIFSPSNYQEFKRILKDNGTVIKVVPEKNYLIELRHLFYQDQKEKQTYQNDLVIEKFQEHFPEMEQHRCSYEFPLNEEQFQALMEMTPLGWGASEEATKYALLNPLKMITVDVCILVGKKQIS from the coding sequence GTGAAAAAAATCGATCAGGGAATTCAATTTTTAACGGATTATATGCAATTATTTCAGTGTCCCGTTTGTCATGCTCAATTTATAGAAATAAAAGGGCATAGTTTGTGTTGTGAACAAAACCATCATTTCGATGTATCAAAAAAAGGAACTGTTTTCTTTTTAGCACATCAAGCAAAGAATGAATATGATAAAGAAATGTTAACTTCTCGCTTTAAAATTGCACAAGATGGTTTATTCAATCCAATTTTGGATGTTATTTTTGATTTAATGGGGCCAAATTATCAAGGGACGACCATTGATGTTGGTTGTGGAGAAGGTTCACAATTGGATTATTTAACTGAAAAAGGGCTAAAAGGAACTAAAATTGGATTTGATATTTCAAAGGATGCGATTCAATTAGCCAGTAGTCATTTTACAAGTGCTTTTTGGTGTGTAGCAGATTTAGCAAAATCACCGTTTGCTACTAATCAATATGATACGCTTCTAAATATTTTTTCACCTTCAAATTATCAAGAATTTAAACGGATTTTAAAAGATAATGGAACGGTTATAAAAGTAGTACCTGAAAAAAATTATTTAATTGAACTTCGTCATTTATTTTATCAAGATCAAAAAGAAAAACAAACGTATCAAAATGATTTAGTGATTGAAAAATTTCAAGAACATTTCCCTGAAATGGAACAACATCGTTGTAGCTATGAGTTCCCGCTGAATGAAGAGCAGTTTCAAGCATTAATGGAGATGACGCCATTAGGCTGGGGCGCAAGCGAGGAAGCGACAAAGTATGCGTTATTAAATCCTCTAAAAATGATTACCGTAGATGTCTGTATTTTAGTTGGAAAAAAGCAAATTAGTTAA
- the arcD gene encoding arginine-ornithine antiporter has protein sequence MEEQQTQEKKLGLIPLVALVVGSIVGGGVFNLMTDMAKEASLGGIIIGWLVAGFGMAMLAFSFQNLTAKRPDLDAGIYSYAREGFGKYMGFNAAWGYWLAAWLGNVAYGTLLFSAVGYFFSIFGDGQNLASVIGASVMLWLVHALILKGVETASIINTVVTIAKMIPLAIFFVTMIIAFKLDVFTTDFWGTVSGHFELGSVMGQVRGTMLVTVWVFTGIEGAVVFSGRAKKKSDIGKATILGLITVIAIYLLTTVLSLAVMTRPELAELKQPAMAYLLESVVGKWGAVLINVGVIVSVLGAWLAWTMFAAELPFQAAKQGSFPKLFAKENKNGAPINSLIFTNVLIQIFLFTFLISSAAYKFAFSLASSAILIPYVFTGFYQLKYSLQEKIGTPRRTQNITIGILASIYGVWLVYAGGIDFFLLTMLLFAPGIFIYAWVQKENKEKIFTKGEWICAGVIVLLFLFCIYQIATGAIDVTNL, from the coding sequence ATGGAAGAGCAACAAACACAAGAAAAAAAATTAGGTCTTATTCCCTTAGTCGCTCTCGTTGTCGGCTCAATCGTTGGCGGTGGCGTCTTTAATTTAATGACGGACATGGCAAAAGAAGCATCGTTAGGCGGCATTATTATTGGGTGGTTAGTTGCTGGATTTGGAATGGCAATGTTAGCTTTTTCTTTCCAAAACTTAACTGCTAAACGTCCTGATTTAGATGCAGGGATTTATAGTTACGCTCGTGAAGGTTTTGGTAAATACATGGGCTTTAATGCTGCATGGGGCTATTGGCTAGCAGCTTGGCTTGGAAACGTAGCGTATGGAACACTTTTATTTAGCGCAGTAGGGTATTTTTTCTCTATTTTTGGCGATGGTCAAAATTTAGCATCTGTAATCGGTGCATCCGTTATGTTGTGGTTGGTTCATGCTTTGATTTTAAAAGGTGTCGAAACAGCTTCAATTATTAATACCGTTGTAACAATTGCTAAAATGATTCCACTTGCAATCTTCTTTGTTACAATGATTATTGCATTTAAATTAGACGTTTTCACAACAGATTTCTGGGGAACAGTCTCAGGTCATTTTGAATTAGGCAGTGTGATGGGACAAGTTCGAGGAACGATGCTTGTGACGGTTTGGGTATTTACAGGGATCGAAGGTGCAGTGGTTTTCTCTGGGCGTGCGAAAAAGAAATCTGATATTGGGAAAGCAACGATTCTAGGCTTAATCACAGTTATTGCAATCTATTTATTAACAACCGTTTTATCTTTAGCCGTTATGACACGTCCTGAATTAGCAGAATTAAAACAACCAGCAATGGCTTATCTATTAGAAAGTGTGGTAGGTAAATGGGGTGCTGTGTTAATCAATGTAGGGGTTATTGTATCTGTTCTAGGAGCATGGCTTGCATGGACCATGTTTGCAGCAGAGTTGCCATTCCAAGCAGCAAAACAAGGCAGCTTCCCTAAATTATTTGCAAAAGAAAATAAAAATGGCGCACCGATCAATTCATTAATTTTCACAAATGTACTCATCCAAATTTTCTTATTTACATTTTTAATCAGCTCGGCAGCGTATAAATTTGCTTTTTCATTAGCATCCTCTGCGATCTTGATTCCTTATGTATTTACTGGATTTTATCAATTGAAATATTCTCTTCAAGAAAAAATAGGGACACCAAGAAGAACACAAAATATTACCATAGGGATTTTAGCAAGTATTTATGGCGTCTGGTTAGTATATGCGGGTGGAATTGACTTCTTCTTGCTTACCATGCTTTTATTTGCTCCTGGTATCTTTATCTACGCATGGGTCCAAAAAGAAAACAAAGAAAAAATATTTACAAAAGGAGAATGGATTTGTGCAGGCGTGATTGTCCTCCTTTTCCTATTCTGTATTTACCAAATTGCAACAGGTGCCATCGATGTAACGAACTTATAA